The following proteins come from a genomic window of Gammaproteobacteria bacterium:
- a CDS encoding uroporphyrinogen-III C-methyltransferase has protein sequence MQEPEKSLAEPQTQTPSNAPKLPKVGWILFTALLALLVAIIGLASQLFFWQLQKNEQASLQHQLVQTVETKLSQFTAELNNHQKMINALVARTQSEDRRNSIMTAEEAQHLLTFAQYNLIFQNNIDFASKLLQEADRKLEQINDPTITPVRKSLVGELTTLNSIPKVDIAAIIARLSAMGDQVATLSTIPIIPLEPHLKKAQTNQSWKEKLMDVFRSLKGVLTIRRLQEPIEPMPSPEHQVYIVENIRLKLTQAEWAVLHQNPALYQFSLEAAKKELQKYFARNARGASLIQMVTDLQQVNIKPDVPNLSNTMTLLQAYIRNTQQTLTESAKQNMITPAPTNSIPRALPS, from the coding sequence ATGCAGGAACCAGAAAAATCGCTAGCTGAACCGCAAACACAAACACCTTCAAATGCACCAAAACTGCCTAAAGTAGGTTGGATTTTATTTACTGCGCTATTAGCGCTGCTTGTCGCTATTATTGGATTAGCTTCTCAACTTTTCTTTTGGCAACTCCAAAAAAATGAACAAGCCTCTTTACAGCATCAACTCGTACAAACGGTAGAGACAAAATTATCGCAATTCACTGCCGAATTAAATAATCATCAAAAGATGATTAATGCTTTGGTTGCTCGAACGCAATCAGAAGATAGAAGAAATTCTATTATGACAGCAGAAGAAGCTCAGCATTTGTTGACCTTTGCTCAATATAATTTGATCTTTCAGAATAATATTGATTTTGCATCAAAGTTGCTGCAAGAGGCTGATCGAAAACTTGAACAAATCAATGACCCTACTATCACTCCCGTTCGGAAATCATTAGTGGGAGAACTGACTACATTAAATTCCATTCCAAAAGTGGATATCGCTGCCATAATCGCGCGACTTTCTGCAATGGGTGATCAGGTTGCGACGCTATCCACCATTCCTATCATTCCTTTAGAGCCCCACTTAAAGAAAGCTCAAACGAATCAAAGTTGGAAAGAAAAATTAATGGATGTGTTTCGCAGTCTAAAAGGAGTGTTAACGATACGGCGTTTGCAAGAACCTATAGAGCCGATGCCTTCGCCCGAACACCAAGTCTATATTGTTGAAAATATTCGTCTTAAACTAACACAGGCTGAATGGGCTGTGCTTCATCAAAACCCAGCACTCTATCAGTTCAGTTTAGAAGCAGCAAAAAAGGAATTACAAAAATATTTTGCGCGTAATGCTCGTGGTGCAAGTCTGATACAAATGGTGACAGACCTGCAGCAAGTGAATATTAAGCCTGATGTGCCCAACCTTTCAAATACAATGACCTTGTTGCAAGCCTACATTCGTAATACGCAGCAAACATTAACTGAATCAGCAAAACAAAATATGATTACTCCAGCTCCGACTAATTCTATTCCAAGAGCGTTACCTTCATGA
- a CDS encoding uroporphyrinogen-III synthase, producing the protein MSALLSGLDIIITRAVHQSENLRKAVLQHAGHPVLFPSLEISVLNNSELQMMLGNINDKHLLIFTSQNAVDVVAPRLPLNLKPAIGAIGPRTADALVNHKIPVDILPTEKFDSEHLLALPFFEDIRDKKIVIFGGKGGRLFLEDELKRKGASVSKIAVYQRECPSVNRETMEHLVSLPRPLLISTSCESLQNVFKIVSSFQQQQWLFSIPVLIISQRMREEALHKGFREEMLILSADPTEPAILERIIKWYANQSPK; encoded by the coding sequence ATGTCAGCCCTGTTGTCTGGATTGGATATCATAATTACCAGGGCGGTACATCAAAGTGAAAACTTAAGGAAAGCCGTTCTGCAGCATGCTGGCCATCCGGTGCTTTTTCCTAGCTTAGAAATCAGTGTACTGAATAACTCGGAATTACAGATGATGCTGGGCAATATTAACGATAAACATTTGCTGATATTTACCAGTCAGAATGCGGTAGATGTCGTCGCTCCCCGCTTACCCCTCAATTTGAAGCCTGCTATTGGAGCAATAGGGCCGAGGACAGCAGATGCACTTGTGAATCATAAGATTCCTGTAGATATCCTGCCAACAGAAAAATTTGATAGCGAACATCTATTAGCGTTGCCATTTTTTGAGGATATTAGGGACAAAAAGATAGTGATTTTCGGCGGCAAAGGAGGCCGGCTCTTTTTAGAAGATGAACTGAAAAGGAAGGGAGCCTCCGTATCAAAAATCGCGGTTTATCAGCGCGAGTGTCCCAGCGTCAATCGCGAGACTATGGAGCATCTTGTCAGTTTGCCAAGACCTCTGCTTATTTCAACAAGCTGCGAAAGCCTGCAAAATGTATTTAAAATCGTGTCTTCATTTCAACAACAGCAATGGTTATTCAGCATCCCTGTCCTTATTATTAGCCAACGAATGCGGGAGGAAGCGTTACACAAGGGATTCCGAGAGGAGATGCTAATCTTGTCAGCAGACCCAACAGAACCAGCTATTTTAGAGCGCATAATAAAATGGTATGCTAACCAATCACCAAAGTGA
- a CDS encoding DNA-3-methyladenine glycosylase — protein sequence MLSSEFFARDPLEVARTLLGKIIRHRLANRWMSAMIIEAEAYYLTEKGSHSSLGFTEKRKALFMPPGTIYMYYARGGDSINVSCLGEGNAVLIKAGIPYLIDAAPDMIEVMLKLNTIKGKPTLKPINKLCSGQTLLCRSLGLKVPEWNQQTFDPEKIRIDEVGYSPEKVIQTTRLGIPEGRDAHLPLRMIDFQYAGLCTSNPLSKKNNRPGIDYVIHEQS from the coding sequence ATGCTCTCCAGCGAATTTTTCGCTCGAGATCCTCTAGAGGTCGCAAGAACGTTGCTCGGTAAAATCATACGTCATCGGTTGGCAAATAGATGGATGTCAGCGATGATCATTGAAGCTGAGGCATATTATTTAACCGAGAAAGGCAGTCATTCATCGTTGGGCTTCACCGAAAAAAGAAAAGCGCTTTTTATGCCGCCAGGAACAATCTATATGTATTACGCAAGAGGAGGAGACTCTATAAATGTCTCGTGTTTAGGTGAAGGCAATGCAGTGCTAATTAAAGCAGGAATTCCCTATCTCATTGATGCAGCCCCCGACATGATTGAGGTGATGCTGAAACTCAATACCATCAAAGGTAAACCGACGTTGAAGCCCATAAATAAATTATGTTCCGGGCAAACATTGCTTTGTCGATCTTTAGGGTTGAAAGTTCCAGAATGGAATCAGCAAACGTTTGATCCTGAAAAAATACGCATAGATGAGGTGGGTTATAGCCCAGAGAAGGTTATCCAAACCACTCGCCTCGGAATACCCGAAGGAAGAGATGCGCATTTACCTTTGCGTATGATTGATTTTCAATACGCTGGCTTATGTACAAGTAATCCGTTGAGCAAAAAAAATAATCGGCCTGGAATTGATTACGTTATTCACGAGCAATCATAA
- the hemC gene encoding hydroxymethylbilane synthase, producing the protein MTLTIRIATRKSPLALWQANFIKTQIQTRYPEVNVELLGILTTADKMFATPLNAIGGKGLFVKELEQAILEHRADMAVHSIKDMPAELPEGLELTVVCKREDPRDAFVANGFKTLVDLPPHAIVGTSSLRRKAQVLAIRPDLNIEPLRGNVGTRLQKLDNGEYEAIILAAAGLTRLGSAARINSYFSFNEMLPAAGQGAIGIECRQEDTTLKKYVAFLNDADTAYAVLAERTLNQKLGGSCQFPIAAYAVVNNQVLSLKAMVGDPNGSCILKTSQEATTAQAEALGYKAAQDLIDQGAEALLAKIPKESGR; encoded by the coding sequence ATGACTCTCACTATTCGGATCGCTACGCGCAAAAGTCCTTTGGCGCTCTGGCAAGCTAATTTTATCAAAACTCAAATACAAACTCGTTATCCTGAAGTCAACGTAGAATTATTAGGAATACTCACTACAGCCGACAAAATGTTTGCGACGCCACTCAATGCTATTGGTGGCAAAGGTTTGTTTGTTAAGGAATTAGAACAGGCCATTTTAGAACATCGCGCCGATATGGCAGTCCATTCTATTAAAGACATGCCTGCAGAACTTCCTGAGGGACTCGAATTAACCGTTGTTTGTAAACGTGAAGATCCCAGAGATGCCTTTGTTGCAAACGGTTTCAAAACGCTAGTTGATTTGCCACCGCATGCCATAGTTGGCACATCGAGTTTACGACGCAAAGCTCAGGTATTAGCTATTCGGCCCGATTTGAACATAGAGCCTCTTCGTGGCAATGTCGGCACAAGACTGCAAAAACTAGATAATGGTGAATATGAGGCAATCATACTGGCGGCTGCAGGTTTAACACGATTGGGTAGTGCCGCTAGAATTAATTCTTATTTTTCCTTTAATGAAATGTTGCCGGCGGCTGGACAAGGAGCCATAGGAATTGAATGCCGCCAAGAAGACACAACTCTGAAAAAATATGTAGCCTTCCTAAACGATGCGGATACCGCTTACGCGGTTCTAGCAGAAAGAACCCTCAATCAAAAGTTAGGCGGTAGCTGTCAGTTTCCCATTGCGGCGTACGCTGTCGTAAATAATCAAGTACTAAGTTTGAAGGCAATGGTCGGTGACCCAAATGGAAGTTGCATCCTCAAAACCTCACAAGAAGCAACAACAGCTCAGGCTGAAGCACTAGGTTATAAAGCGGCTCAAGATTTGATTGACCAAGGTGCAGAGGCATTGCTTGCTAAAATCCCAAAAGAGTCGGGGCGTTGA
- a CDS encoding acyltransferase: MSFLPAPVVGVVAGLLFFINIMLLASLIVIAGIIKFFVPFKSGKNFIERVQNDVIPSVWTDINSLLLKLGGKTKWVVEGEGNLDFNHWYFVFANHQTWADIVVMQKIFNRKIRLIKFFLKQELLWTLPMGGLACYMLDFPFMKRHNKAYLRKHPEKKNADLEATKASCEKFKQRPTTVMNFLEGTRFTVEKQRDRSSPYKYLLRPKSGGVALVVSELKDYIKEVVDVTIIYSHPRPTFWKFISGQIPKITVKYRVIPLDHSLYGDYYNDPVFRRHFQSWLNTIWQNKNNLIETTLAEELKP, from the coding sequence GTGTCATTTTTACCAGCTCCTGTAGTGGGTGTAGTTGCCGGATTACTTTTTTTTATTAATATCATGCTTCTGGCTTCACTTATTGTTATCGCCGGAATTATTAAATTTTTTGTACCCTTCAAATCAGGCAAAAACTTTATCGAAAGAGTGCAAAATGACGTCATTCCTTCTGTTTGGACCGATATCAATAGTCTGTTATTGAAGCTAGGGGGCAAAACTAAGTGGGTAGTAGAAGGCGAAGGTAATTTAGATTTTAATCACTGGTACTTCGTTTTTGCGAATCACCAAACATGGGCTGACATTGTCGTCATGCAGAAAATCTTTAATCGCAAAATTCGTTTGATTAAGTTTTTTCTGAAACAGGAATTGTTATGGACCTTGCCTATGGGCGGTCTGGCCTGTTACATGTTAGATTTTCCATTCATGAAGCGTCATAACAAAGCTTATCTTAGAAAACATCCCGAGAAAAAAAATGCAGACTTAGAAGCAACAAAAGCATCGTGTGAAAAATTTAAGCAAAGACCGACAACTGTTATGAATTTTTTAGAAGGCACACGCTTTACCGTCGAGAAACAACGTGACCGTTCTTCACCGTATAAATATTTACTCAGACCTAAATCAGGCGGAGTGGCCTTAGTCGTTTCTGAGCTTAAAGATTACATAAAAGAAGTAGTGGATGTTACGATCATTTACTCACATCCAAGGCCCACTTTTTGGAAGTTTATCTCCGGACAAATACCTAAAATTACCGTAAAATACAGAGTGATACCGCTGGATCATTCTCTTTATGGAGATTACTACAACGACCCAGTCTTTCGCAGGCATTTTCAAAGTTGGTTGAATACTATTTGGCAAAATAAAAACAATTTAATTGAAACTACTTTGGCAGAAGAGCTTAAGCCATGA